A portion of the Desmodus rotundus isolate HL8 chromosome 8, HLdesRot8A.1, whole genome shotgun sequence genome contains these proteins:
- the PLAG1 gene encoding zinc finger protein PLAG1 isoform X1 — protein sequence MATVIPGDLSEVRDTQKVPSGKRKRGETKPRKNFPCQLCDKAFNSIEKLKVHSYSHTGERPYKCIQQDCTKAFVSKYKLQRHMATHSPEKTHKCNYCEKMFHRKDHLKNHLHTHDPNKETFKCEECGKNYNTKLGFKRHLALHAATSGDLTCKVCLQTFESTGVLLEHLKSHAGKSSGVIKEKKHQCEHCDRRFYTRKDVRRHMVVHTGRKDFLCQYCAQRFGRKDHLTRHMKKSHNQELLKVKTEPVDFLDPFTCNVSVPIKDELLPVMSLPSSELLSKPFTNTLQLNLYNTPFQSMQSSGSAHQMITTLPLGMTCPIDMDAVHPSHHLSFKYPFSSTSYAISIPEKEQPLKGEIESYLMELQGGVPSSSQDSQASSSKLGLDSQMGSLDDGAGDLSLSKSSISISDPLNTPALDFSQLFNFIPLNGPPYNPISVGSLGMSYSQEEAHSSMSQLPSQTQDLQDPANTISLGSLHSLSAAFTSSLSTSTTLPRFHQAFQ from the exons ATGGCCACTGTCATTCCTGGTGATTTGTCAGAAGTAAGAGATACCCAGAAAGTCCCTTCAGGGAAACGTAAGCGTGGTGAAACCAAACCAAGAAAAAACTTTCCTTGCCAACTGTGTGACAAGGCCTTTAACAGTATTGAGAAATTAAAGGTTCACTCCTACTCTCACACAGGAGAGAGGCCCTACAAGTGCATACAACAAGACTGCACCAAAGCCTTTGTTTCTAAGTACAAATTACAAAG GCACATGGCTACTCATTCTCCTGAGAAAACTCACAAGTGTAATTATTGTGAGAAAATGTTTCACCGAAAAGATCACCTGAAGAATCATCTACATACACATGACCCTAACAAAGAGACGTTTAAGTGTGAAGAGTGTGGCAAGAACTACAACACCAAACTTGGGTTCAAACGTCACTTGGCCTTGCACGCTGCAACAAGTGGTGACCTCACTTGCAAGGTCTGTTTGCAGACTTTCGAAAGCACGGGAGTGCTGCTGGAGCACCTTAAATCTCATGCAGGCAAGTCATCTGGTGTGATTAAAGAGAAAAAGCACCAGTGCGAGCATTGCGACCGCCGGTTCTACACCCGGAAGGATGTCCGTAGACACATGGTGGTGCACACTGGAAGAAAGGACTTCCTCTGTCAGTACTGTGCACAGAGATTTGGCCGAAAGGATCACCTGACTCGACATATGAAGAAGAGTCACAATCAAGAACTTCTGAAGGTCAAAACAGAACCAGTGGATTTTCTGGATCCATTTACCTGTAATGTTTCTGTGCCTATAAAAGATGAGCTCCTCCCAGTGATGTCCTTACCTTCCAGTGAACTGTTGTCAAAGCCATTCACAAACACTTTGCAGTTAAACCTCTATAACACTCCGTTTCAGTCCATGCAGAGCTCCGGATCTGCCCACCAAATGATCACAACTTTACCTTTGGGAATGACGTGCCCAATAGACATGGATGCTGTTCATCCTTCTCACCACCTTTCCTTCAAATACCCATTCAGTTCTACCTCATATGCAATTTCCATTCCTGAAAAAGAACAGCCATTAAAGGGAGAAATTGAGAGTTACCTGATGGAGTTACAAGGGGGCGTGCCCTCTTCATCCCAGGATTCTCAAGCATCATCATCTAAACTAGGGTTAGATTCTCAGATGGGGTCGCTTGATGATGGTGCAGGGGACCTCTCCCTGTCAAAAAGCTCTATTTCTATCAGTGACCCTCTAAACACACCAGCATTGGATTTTTCTCAGTTGTTCAATTTCATACCGTTAAATGGTCCCCCCTATAATCCTATATCAGTGGGGAGCCTAGGAATGAGCTATTCCCAAGAAGAAGCACATTCTTCTATGTCTCAGCTCCCCTCACAGACACAGGATCTGCAGGATCCTGCAAACACTATAAGTCTTGGGTCTCTTCACTCACTGTCAGCAGCTTTCACCAGTAGTTTAAGCACAAGCACCACCCTCCCACGTTTCCATCAAGCTTTTCAGTAG
- the PLAG1 gene encoding zinc finger protein PLAG1 isoform X2, whose protein sequence is MATHSPEKTHKCNYCEKMFHRKDHLKNHLHTHDPNKETFKCEECGKNYNTKLGFKRHLALHAATSGDLTCKVCLQTFESTGVLLEHLKSHAGKSSGVIKEKKHQCEHCDRRFYTRKDVRRHMVVHTGRKDFLCQYCAQRFGRKDHLTRHMKKSHNQELLKVKTEPVDFLDPFTCNVSVPIKDELLPVMSLPSSELLSKPFTNTLQLNLYNTPFQSMQSSGSAHQMITTLPLGMTCPIDMDAVHPSHHLSFKYPFSSTSYAISIPEKEQPLKGEIESYLMELQGGVPSSSQDSQASSSKLGLDSQMGSLDDGAGDLSLSKSSISISDPLNTPALDFSQLFNFIPLNGPPYNPISVGSLGMSYSQEEAHSSMSQLPSQTQDLQDPANTISLGSLHSLSAAFTSSLSTSTTLPRFHQAFQ, encoded by the coding sequence ATGGCTACTCATTCTCCTGAGAAAACTCACAAGTGTAATTATTGTGAGAAAATGTTTCACCGAAAAGATCACCTGAAGAATCATCTACATACACATGACCCTAACAAAGAGACGTTTAAGTGTGAAGAGTGTGGCAAGAACTACAACACCAAACTTGGGTTCAAACGTCACTTGGCCTTGCACGCTGCAACAAGTGGTGACCTCACTTGCAAGGTCTGTTTGCAGACTTTCGAAAGCACGGGAGTGCTGCTGGAGCACCTTAAATCTCATGCAGGCAAGTCATCTGGTGTGATTAAAGAGAAAAAGCACCAGTGCGAGCATTGCGACCGCCGGTTCTACACCCGGAAGGATGTCCGTAGACACATGGTGGTGCACACTGGAAGAAAGGACTTCCTCTGTCAGTACTGTGCACAGAGATTTGGCCGAAAGGATCACCTGACTCGACATATGAAGAAGAGTCACAATCAAGAACTTCTGAAGGTCAAAACAGAACCAGTGGATTTTCTGGATCCATTTACCTGTAATGTTTCTGTGCCTATAAAAGATGAGCTCCTCCCAGTGATGTCCTTACCTTCCAGTGAACTGTTGTCAAAGCCATTCACAAACACTTTGCAGTTAAACCTCTATAACACTCCGTTTCAGTCCATGCAGAGCTCCGGATCTGCCCACCAAATGATCACAACTTTACCTTTGGGAATGACGTGCCCAATAGACATGGATGCTGTTCATCCTTCTCACCACCTTTCCTTCAAATACCCATTCAGTTCTACCTCATATGCAATTTCCATTCCTGAAAAAGAACAGCCATTAAAGGGAGAAATTGAGAGTTACCTGATGGAGTTACAAGGGGGCGTGCCCTCTTCATCCCAGGATTCTCAAGCATCATCATCTAAACTAGGGTTAGATTCTCAGATGGGGTCGCTTGATGATGGTGCAGGGGACCTCTCCCTGTCAAAAAGCTCTATTTCTATCAGTGACCCTCTAAACACACCAGCATTGGATTTTTCTCAGTTGTTCAATTTCATACCGTTAAATGGTCCCCCCTATAATCCTATATCAGTGGGGAGCCTAGGAATGAGCTATTCCCAAGAAGAAGCACATTCTTCTATGTCTCAGCTCCCCTCACAGACACAGGATCTGCAGGATCCTGCAAACACTATAAGTCTTGGGTCTCTTCACTCACTGTCAGCAGCTTTCACCAGTAGTTTAAGCACAAGCACCACCCTCCCACGTTTCCATCAAGCTTTTCAGTAG